ATATGCCTTCTCAATATCAAGCTTGCATAGCACCTCGGAATTGTTACTCTTCAGCTTCAAGTCAATTGTTTCATTTGCTATAAGCACGACATCAAGGATTTTACCTACCTtccacaaaggcattctgaaATTTGGATACCACTTTACTCGCCACCTTTTGGAGCCTATTAGTCAACACTTTAGCCAATAACTTAGAAAGGCTACCTATCAAACTTATAGGCTTGAAATCCTTAAGGTCTTGAGCCCCTCCTTTCTTTGGCATCAACACCAAAAACGTTGCATTGAGGCTCTTTACAAATCTACCCTGTTCATGAAATTCCCTAAAGAATCTCATTACTTTTTCTTGGACAAAGTCCCAAAAACATTGCTAGAAAGCCATTGAAAAATCGTCCGAACCTAGAGTTTTATCCCATTCAGATTTGACAATGCATTGAACACTTCTTCCTCTTAAAAAGGTTCGCCCAACTTTGTTGCATCTTGACTATTTAAAACACCGAAGTACATGTCCCTTATATTGGGGTGCCACTCCCTTGGTTTCGTCAAAAGCAACTGGAAGGCTTGAACAACCCCCACCTTAATGTTAGCCTCCTCTGTTAAAGAAACCCCATTAATCTTTACCTTAACCAAAGTATTTGTCCTTCTATGAGCATTTGCCATTTTGTGAAAGAAACTAGTATTTTTATCACCCTTCTTCAAGCAAACCTCCCTTGACTCCTATCTCCAGCTTCTTCCAGAAGAACCCATTTACAAAATTCTGCCCTTGCTGCCTCCTCAGCAGCCACCTCCTTGATAGATAAGATCCCCATCCTCTCTTTAGAATCCCAAAAACCCACCTGTGATAGTGGATACACAAGTTGAAGCACTAGGTATGAATCCTTGCTTGATGGGAAAACTGTAGGGAAAGAAAGATCTTTTTTGGATCCTATCTAAAAATGGTATCTTTGTATGGTacgtgcgtgtgtgtgtgtgtgtgcatgcgCTTTTTTGTTTGTTCAAATGTTGATGTTGAGTTGAAGAGGGAGAAACctttttaattattgggattTTAGGTTTGTTTAGTAGATTGCAAAAGGTGGGGCAAAGAGAGAAAACTGAAATTCTGAAGCCTTGGTTCCCTTTAAAGTGATAAGGGCAAATACATGTGGAAAGTTGTCATTTCTGGTTAGTTTTCAGTTGTTAGGGCTCGGTAAATCTTTGAAAACATCAGAAAACAATAACATGGGCCTGGTAAATCTCTGAAAACATCAGAAAACAATAACATAATGCTTCAAATATTCAGGAAATTTTTTGGGaacaaattttaggaaatgcCTATAGAAgcattatttcatatttaacagCTATACTCAAACTGGccctttgatttttcatttgttgGATCCTGAGAAACCAAGAACCTTCACAACTGGTTCACTATCAAGTAAACTACTTTGAGCCATAgttcaattaatattttgatatttccTGAGGATTTTCCTAAGAATGTATGTGTCTTCTGGCCTTTTTTAGTGCCTATActggaaaaaaatgattttatatgtGGTTTGTCAAACAGTTGATAATTGAATTTGTAAAGAAGGAAAACATCCCTTTTGAAGGAGTGTGTCCAGCTGAAGTTTTGTTGGGGAGGGACACAAGGCCCAGTGGCGGATCTCTCCTTGAAGCTGCAAAACAGGTATTGCTGCCTCCTGATTGCTGTGAATTTTGTCTCATCTGTTATTTggttctttttataattaaattgtgtatagtttattgtttttcatgtttgattgaaGGGAGTCAGTTCGATTGTTGGAGCAATTGCCCTTGACATGGGGGTTTTAACAACTCCGCAACTACATTGGATGGTTCGGGCTAGGAATAAGAGCATGAAAGCTTCTGAAGTTGACTACTTTGAACAGATCTCAAGCTCCTTCAGGTCAATTTGTGTATTTAGTGGGTACATTTGTTAGAAGTGGATGATGTTTCTAAAAATTTCATGTAAGGTCTTTATGCAATTGGGTAGGTGCTTGATGGATTTGATCCCCGAAGGAAGTAAGATCAATGAGATGGATGACAAATTGATTGTGGATGGGGCTAATGGTGTGGGTGGAGAAAAACTAGCAGGTCTAAAGAAAATGTTCAACAGTCTGGTTATTGATGTTCGTAATTCTGGAAAAGAGGGAGGTGTACTTAATGAAGGAGTTGGTGCTGATTATGTGCAGAAAGAGAAGGTTGTTCCCTGTGGTTTTGGACCCAGTGATGTTGGTTTAAGGTTTGCCATctcttttcattcattttgtaTATTGAATCTTGGTTTTAAACTACAAACAGGACCTCCATCTTCTTTGAAAATTGCTGACTAGCTACATGGTGGCATCATATAAATTTGTTTAAGGATGCTGTATaccattttttgaaaagtagCTTTCCTGTCAATTGCTTAATGATGCAAACTagattatttatataataatacatATGGAATGCATTATGGTTCTGTTGGTACATTGATGGTAATTGATGTTTATGGCATCATTTGTAGCACCTGTACTGGTGTTCTTTCCTACattataattaaagaaaaatcaccacTTGGATGCTTTTAACCGGGTCATTTAGTTGTCTTGAACTGATAAACATGACTGTTGGCTGGTCATAGGGGATGATTGTCAACAAGTTCATGAGTTAATTCTTTATTGGGATAAAAAGTCAGTTGACAAAGTTGgcctcatataaaaaaaaacttgcaatTGTTTGTTTTTGCTTAAATGATGTTATATATTTGATGCTGAGTTTTATAGTGGTTAGTGGTAAGTAGAGACTAATTGCGTGGATGGTTCTAGTGTTTTAGGTGTGCAAGCTTGGATGGAGATGCTGATCGTCTTGTATATTTCCTTGTGCTACCAAAAGACAACAACATTGATCTTGTTGATGGGGACAAGATATTGTCTCTATTTGCCCTTTTCATGAAGGAACAACTAGCTATTCTCAACACCAACgggaatgaaaaaataaataactattaTCATGCACGTCTTGGTGTTGTGCAGACAGCTTATGCAAATGGGGCATCCACAGATTACCTCAAAAAGCAGAGCCTAGAAGTTTTGTTTACTCCAACAGGAGTGAAGTATTTGCATGAGAAAGCTGCTGAGTTTGACATTGGGATATATTTTGAGGCAAATGGACATGGAACCATCTTGTTCTCAGAAGAATTTTTGTGTTGGTTGGAGGCTAGAGATAATGAACTTTCTTCCATGTCTAAAGGTTATTGCTGATATGATCTCTTCCTTGGGAGGATTGATATTATTGTTAAGTATGAAAGTTCAGGAATAATTTGGTTTATTTCAGGTTCTGAACAGAAAAAGGCAGCTTTGACACTATTGGCAGTCAGCAAGTTGATCAATCAAGCAGTGGGAGATGCTTTAAGTGGGTTGCTTTTGGTAGAGGCTATCTTGCGACATATGGGTTGGTCCATCCATAGATGGAATGCACTTTACCAGGATCTACCCAGTAGGCAACTTAAGGTCAGCGCTTCCTTGATAATattctgtgttttttttttctttgatagggTATTCTACTTTGTAAGATGAAGATTTCTTATGCTATCATGTGCAGCTCGATGAACCTTCTCATTTTATGCACTATATTTgagatatttatatatgttaCAAGTTTCTGAATTTAAAGAAGCTTTAACTACAAAATTAGTTTCAAAGATCCTAAATTCAGGGTCCACTAAGACATCTGTGAAACACCAGGTCAgaaatttttggttttgaaacTATCTGTCAGTTGCTTAGGCCGAGTATGCCTTTATTTTCTGGATTTGGAATGCAAaccttttccttaaaaatattgtatcatAGTATAATCAATCAAGCATATTTATTATGAAGGATATCATGCGGTTATGTACTTGCAAGCACAATAATTGCACTTGaactttcatctgtgatgatttaAGTGAGACCTCTTTATTCCACATGATTAAtggtaaaaaattattgtagttTGGCCGGGTGAGTACTATGTCAAATAAAGGTTTTGTAAAGTTATGAACACATTAAGActgttttgattttttggtaggaaatattttttttttttgtttagaatCGATCCATTAATTTTTTACTGTTGGAATAAAGACTCCATAAGGTTATCCCTTTGGATGTCAAATTTACAGGCTGTTCACCTACCGAAAGCTGTTCTAGATGCTTTAGTGAtaatacaaaaatgaaaactttgGGAAGTagtttagaaaagaaaaagaaagaaaaatctttgatgAGCTTTATGCTGGAATACTTGAATAGGTTACCGACAACATTTCTactatttattataaaaagaagAACATCCTAATATTTTGTTAGATATCAAACCAAGGGGAAAATTTCATAGGCTACCCATGCTTTATGATACCAACTATTGGGCATTTGAGAGAAAACCTGTTGGTAAGATGAATTGCTGAAAGAAGAATGTTCTGATGTAATGATACCAAATTCTACACCATAAAAGAATGAAAGTAATGTGAAAGGTGATTAACATCACCAATTAATCACCACTGGTGTGGGATGCATGGGAGGGTGGGGATTCTCCACACTAGTTACTAGGGTCTACTTCGGGGAGCCCCTTTCAAATCATCATGGGTGTGGGATGTGATGGAGGAAAGATTTCTAAACAGGCTTGCTATGTGGAAGAGGAAGTACCTATCAAAAGGAGTAAGACTAACTTTGATTAAAAGTACTTTGTCTAGGTTGTCAATCTATTTTATGTCTCTATTTATCATCCTTAGAAAGGTGATCCTAAAGTTGAAGAAGATCCAAAAGGATTTCTTTTGGGGGAAGGAatgcttaagaaaaaaaatgcatttgttAAATTGGTCGACTGTTTACATGGACAACAAGAATGGGAGCCTTAGTAATAGAAGACTAAATGAAGAGTTTTCCGTTAGAGATTTGCTAAGGAAGAATTTTCCTTTGGAAGCAAGTGATTGTAAGGAAGTTTGGGGAAGAAGATGTTGGTGTGACCTATTCTCTGAACcattaaaggagaaaattatGGATATCACAGGAGAAAAATTAGTCACTGCAATCCCTCATTTATAAGGTCAATTATAGGTCGGCAATTGTAGCCGTAATCCATGTAGTCCATGTATAgccttttcctttttgtctATATATACACCTGTACTCTAATGAATtgaatatagaataaaatatatgattttatctCAGACCAACCTGGTATCAGAGCAGAATTCGATCCTCTATCCTCCGTTCAAccaaatttcttgaaaacagAGCCCAATCTCTTT
This DNA window, taken from Vitis riparia cultivar Riparia Gloire de Montpellier isolate 1030 chromosome 13, EGFV_Vit.rip_1.0, whole genome shotgun sequence, encodes the following:
- the LOC117929032 gene encoding phosphoacetylglucosamine mutase-like isoform X2, producing MTEEQRSLLLKSSSRFPPPQGVKLSYGTAGFRADASILESTVYRVGILAALRSLKTKSVIGLMITASHNKVSDNGVKIADPSGGMLTQNWEPFADALANASDPGDLVRLIIEFVKKENIPFEGVCPAEVLLGRDTRPSGGSLLEAAKQGVSSIVGAIALDMGVLTTPQLHWMVRARNKSMKASEVDYFEQISSSFRCLMDLIPEGSKINEMDDKLIVDGANGVGGEKLAGLKKMFNSLVIDVRNSGKEGGVLNEGVGADYVQKEKCFRCASLDGDADRLVYFLVLPKDNNIDLVDGDKILSLFALFMKEQLAILNTNGNEKINNYYHARLGVVQTAYANGASTDYLKKQSLEVLFTPTGVKYLHEKAAEFDIGIYFEANGHGTILFSEEFLCWLEARDNELSSMSKGSEQKKAALTLLAVSKLINQAVGDALSGLLLVEAILRHMGWSIHRWNALYQDLPSRQLKVKVVDRTAVVTANAETVVVKPPGLQEAINAEIAKYPQGRSFVRPSGTEDIIRVYAEASTQDAADSLGNSVARLVDKFLGFSSSS
- the LOC117929032 gene encoding phosphoacetylglucosamine mutase-like isoform X1 codes for the protein MTEEQRSLLLKSSSRFPPPQGVKLSYGTAGFRADASILESTVYRVGILAALRSLKTKSVIGLMITASHNKVSDNGVKIADPSGGMLTQNWEPFADALANASDPGDLVRLIIEFVKKENIPFEGVCPAEVLLGRDTRPSGGSLLEAAKQGVSSIVGAIALDMGVLTTPQLHWMVRARNKSMKASEVDYFEQISSSFRCLMDLIPEGSKINEMDDKLIVDGANGVGGEKLAGLKKMFNSLVIDVRNSGKEGGVLNEGVGADYVQKEKVVPCGFGPSDVGLRCASLDGDADRLVYFLVLPKDNNIDLVDGDKILSLFALFMKEQLAILNTNGNEKINNYYHARLGVVQTAYANGASTDYLKKQSLEVLFTPTGVKYLHEKAAEFDIGIYFEANGHGTILFSEEFLCWLEARDNELSSMSKGSEQKKAALTLLAVSKLINQAVGDALSGLLLVEAILRHMGWSIHRWNALYQDLPSRQLKVKVVDRTAVVTANAETVVVKPPGLQEAINAEIAKYPQGRSFVRPSGTEDIIRVYAEASTQDAADSLGNSVARLVDKFLGFSSSS